One part of the Ochotona princeps isolate mOchPri1 chromosome 3, mOchPri1.hap1, whole genome shotgun sequence genome encodes these proteins:
- the PTX3 gene encoding pentraxin-related protein PTX3 — protein MQLLAVLLWALWSAGLAENSHDYELMYVNLDNEIDNGLHPTDDPTPCDCGAEHSEWDKLFVMLENSQMREGMLLQATDDLLRGELQRLRAELGRLAGSLARPCAPAEPSETRLAEALAELLPASRAAGRRLALLEGAEARRREEAERALEELRRARAELRAVQGWAAARWLPAGCETAILFPMRSKKIFGSVHPVRSMKLESFSACIWVKATDVLNKTILFSYGTKRNPYEIQLYLSYQSITFVVGGEENKLVADTVVSLGRWAHLCSTWNSAKGSMTLWMNGALVATAVHTVPGHVVPEGGILQIGQEKNGCCVGGGFDEALSFSGRLTGFNIWDRVLSNDEIRESGGAESCHIRGNVVGWGITEIQPHGGAQYVS, from the exons ATGCAGCTCCTTGCGGTTCTGCTTTGGGCTCTCTGGTCTGCTGGGTTGGCCGAGAACTCGCATGATTACGAACTCATGTATGTGAACTTGGACAACGAAATAGACAATGGACTCCATCCCACCGACGACC CCACGCCGTGCGACTGCGGTGCGGAGCACTCCGAGTGGGACAAGCTGTTCGTCATGCTGGAGAACTCGCAGATGCGGGAGGGCATGCTGCTGCAGGCGACCGACGACCTGCTGCGCGGCGAGCTGCAGAGGCTGCGGGCCGAGCTGGGCCGCCTCGCGGGCAGCCTGGCCCGGCCGTGCGCACCGGCAGAGCCGTCGGAGACCAGGCTGGCCGAGGCGCTGGCCGAACTGCTGCCGGCGAGCCGCGCCGCGGGCCGCAGGCTGGCGCTCCTGGAGGGCGCAGAGGCGCGGCGGCGGGAGGAGGCGGAGCGCGCCCTGGAGGAGCTGCGGCGGGCACGAGCAGAGCTGCGCGCCGTGCAGGGCTGGGCGGCCGCGCGCTGGCTGCCGGCAG GTTGTGAAACAGCGATCTTATTTCCCATGCGTTCCAAGAAGATTTTCGGAAGCGTGCACCCAGTGAGATCCATGAAACTTGAGTCTTTTAGCGCTTGCATTTGGGTCAAAGCCACAGATGTGTTAAACAAAACCATCCTGTTTTCCTATGGCACCAAAAGGAACCCCTATGAGATCCAGCTGTATCTGAGCTATCAGTCCATAACGTTTGTGGTGGGCGGAGAGGAGAACAAACTGGTTGCTGACACTGTGGTCTCCCTGGGAAGGTGGGCCCACCTGTGCAGCACCTGGAATTCAGCGAAAGGGAGCATGACCTTGTGGATGAACGGGGCACTGGTGGCTACCGCTGTCCACACGGTCCCAGGGCACGTGGTTCCAGAGGGAGGAATCCTGCAGATCGGCCAAGAAAAGAATGGCTGCTGTGTCGGTGGGGGCTTTGATGAAGCGCTGTCCTTCTCTGGAAGACTCACAGGTTTCAATATCTGGGATCGCGTTCTCAGCAATGACGAGATCAGAGAGAGCGGAGGAGCAGAGTCCTGCCACATCCGGGGTAACGTCGTCGGGTGGGGCATCACGGAGATTCAGCCGCATGGCGGAGCCCAGTACGTTTCCTAA